The Deltaproteobacteria bacterium DNA segment CCGCCGCACCTTTTGCCCCTTGACTTGCCCCCCTCTAAGTGCCATAATCAAAGGCAAAGATAATAAGGGAAGCCCTGATTTATTGCACTGAGGGAACCTTTTTGTAAAAAGTTTCCCCCAGGGTAATTAATCAGAGTTTCCCTAAGGAAATCCCCCGGGGTGGCCATGGGACGCTCCGCGGCTCTTCGTCCGGCGTATGGGACGGGCGTTGCGGGCCGCCGTCACCGGCCTTGAAAGGGAATCCCGTGGCCCGCGTCGTCGCGGGGAATCGGGAACGGACCCGCCACTGTGAACGGGACGAAATCCGCTGTTGACCACTGGCGGCATGAGGGCCGCCGGGAAGGTGCGGAGAGTAGGGTGAACCGTGAGTCAGGAGACCTGCCCCGCCGGGACCTCACGACGTTCTTCGAAGGTAAAGAAGGTGGGGGCTTTGATTGACCGTCGGCCTGCTCTTGACCTGTCAAGGAGCGGGTTTTTTGTTCCCTGCCGGAGGAGGCGCAAGCCGCAGCACTCCGGTCCGATCCAGCCATGGAGGTGTTCTCTCGGTGCAGTCAGCGAAAAAGGCCGTGCTCCTTCTCGGCCACGGCAGTCCCATAAGCGAGGCCAATGAGCCGCTCAGGCAGGTGGCCGACGAGATAAGACGACGGGGGCTCTACGACCTCGTGGAGGCGGCCTTTCTCCAGTTCGAAGAGCCCGACTTCCAGAAGGGCGTGGATATCCTCGCCGGCAGGGGCGCCACCGAGATAGCCCTCATGCCGTTCTTTCTCTACACGGGCGCCCACGTATCCAAGGACCTCCCCCGCGAGCTCGACGAGGCGAAAGGGCGCTACGGCCGCATCCGCTTCCGCATGACCCGCAACATCGGTTATGACCCGAGGCTCGTGGACATCGCCGTGGAGCGCATAGAGGAGGCCGCGGCCCCGGGCGAAGGGGTCGGTGACGGGCGCGCCGCCCCGGCGGACCGCCATCCCATCGAGGCCGAGAGTTTCCGCATCATAGAGGAAGAGATCGACCTCGCCGGCTTCGGCCCCGTGGAGCGCGAGGTCGTCAAGCGCGTCATCCACGCAACGGCCGACTTCGACTTCAGGGACATACTCGCTTTCAG contains these protein-coding regions:
- a CDS encoding precorrin isomerase is translated as MTVGLLLTCQGAGFLFPAGGGASRSTPVRSSHGGVLSVQSAKKAVLLLGHGSPISEANEPLRQVADEIRRRGLYDLVEAAFLQFEEPDFQKGVDILAGRGATEIALMPFFLYTGAHVSKDLPRELDEAKGRYGRIRFRMTRNIGYDPRLVDIAVERIEEAAAPGEGVGDGRAAPADRHPIEAESFRIIEEEIDLAGFGPVEREVVKRVIHATADFDFRDILAFSPGAVKAGCAAFARGAPVITDVRMVEAGISRARLGGFGSRLFCFSSDADVVAAARRRGMTRTAASMRKAAGLLDGAVVVIGNAPTALVELIKMAAEGGPRPSLVVGLPVGFVGAAESKQALMDSGLEYITSAGRKGGTSAAVAAVNALLIECASPALNL